In Massilia violaceinigra, one DNA window encodes the following:
- a CDS encoding phage portal protein has translation MNLFSKAVAVGGVALKSVYFSIREAVAYRGVRDANKDIAINHGDVRTGTPGVNAALQLSVVWSCVRLIAETIATLPLITYERKVVNGREIRVVAREHPLYYLLHDSPNADMTAVEFWEAVVSQICLWGNAYCLKSYGAAGRIVALNPLNPALMTVRRSEDGALTYLYADPRGRKEFSEGEIWHIKGFGTDGLMGISPITAGWRSMCGATATENASASTFTNNMRTAGVVSVKDFLNKEQREQMKTKVMGAVFGDARTGQLQLLEGGAEFTQLSMHPADAQMLETRSFSVEDLCRWFGMPPSMIGHGTAVSNWGTGREQINLNLIQYVLRAYMVRIEQGIKKSLMKPAERARFFSEYSVEGLLRGDSVTRFQVYSTAIQNSIKTPNECRALENDPPLEGGDVLVIQSNLVPLTMLGKITSTAQTAKSAMLSWLGIKEKDDDHSA, from the coding sequence ATGAATCTATTTAGCAAGGCGGTGGCGGTCGGTGGCGTGGCGCTCAAAAGCGTGTACTTCTCGATCCGAGAAGCCGTCGCCTATCGCGGCGTGCGCGACGCAAATAAGGACATCGCGATCAATCATGGCGACGTGCGCACCGGCACGCCTGGCGTGAACGCTGCGCTGCAACTGTCAGTGGTCTGGTCGTGCGTGCGCTTGATCGCGGAAACGATCGCGACGCTGCCGCTGATCACCTACGAGCGCAAGGTCGTGAACGGGCGCGAAATCCGCGTCGTGGCCCGCGAGCACCCGCTGTACTACCTGCTGCACGATTCGCCGAATGCCGATATGACCGCCGTCGAATTTTGGGAGGCGGTCGTATCGCAGATTTGCTTGTGGGGGAACGCGTACTGCCTGAAAAGCTACGGCGCCGCCGGCCGTATCGTTGCGCTGAACCCGCTGAATCCCGCCCTGATGACCGTTCGCCGCAGCGAGGACGGTGCGCTCACCTACCTGTACGCGGATCCGCGCGGTCGGAAAGAATTTTCCGAAGGCGAAATCTGGCACATCAAGGGTTTCGGTACCGATGGGCTGATGGGCATTTCCCCTATTACGGCCGGCTGGCGGTCGATGTGCGGTGCCACGGCGACCGAGAACGCGTCGGCCAGCACGTTCACGAACAACATGCGTACGGCGGGCGTGGTCTCCGTCAAGGATTTTTTGAACAAAGAGCAACGCGAGCAGATGAAAACGAAGGTGATGGGTGCCGTGTTTGGTGACGCCCGCACTGGCCAGCTCCAGCTGCTCGAAGGTGGGGCCGAATTTACGCAGCTCTCGATGCACCCGGCCGATGCGCAGATGTTGGAAACCCGTTCGTTCAGCGTTGAAGACCTGTGCCGCTGGTTCGGCATGCCGCCGTCGATGATTGGGCACGGAACCGCGGTATCGAACTGGGGCACCGGCCGCGAGCAGATCAACCTGAATCTGATCCAGTACGTGCTGCGCGCCTACATGGTCCGGATCGAGCAGGGCATCAAGAAATCGCTGATGAAGCCGGCCGAGCGCGCACGCTTCTTCTCCGAATACAGCGTTGAGGGCCTGCTGCGCGGTGACAGCGTGACCCGGTTCCAGGTGTATTCGACCGCAATTCAAAACAGCATCAAGACGCCGAACGAGTGTCGCGCGCTCGAGAACGACCCGCCGCTGGAAGGCGGCGACGTGCTGGTCATTCAGAGCAATCTGGTGCCACTCACGATGCTGGGCAAGATCACAAGTACCGCCCAAACGGCGAAATCCGCCATGTTGTCCTGGCTTGGAATCAAGGAAAAAGACGATGACCATTCTGCATAA
- a CDS encoding HK97 family phage prohead protease has translation MTILHKSIELELKSLTEKGNFSGYGSVFNVIDKGGDIVAPGAFAESLAKWQKSGRTVPVLWQHQSDQPIGAWEALKEDDYGLLGEASLWLDDAPYARLAHKGMSTKTITGLSIGYRVKEHSVNKDTGVYTLQKLELVEISVVTNPANDDARVADVKSLIEAGRMPTLPEFEKFLCDAGGFSRTQAKAIAGSGLSKLLTRCEAEGDLGETLALLKEFSIP, from the coding sequence ATGACCATTCTGCATAAATCGATTGAGCTGGAGCTCAAAAGCCTGACCGAGAAAGGCAATTTCTCCGGATACGGCTCGGTGTTCAACGTCATCGACAAGGGCGGCGACATCGTTGCCCCCGGCGCGTTCGCGGAAAGCCTGGCCAAGTGGCAGAAGTCCGGCCGCACGGTGCCGGTGCTGTGGCAGCACCAGTCGGATCAGCCGATCGGCGCGTGGGAGGCCTTGAAAGAAGATGACTACGGGCTGCTCGGCGAGGCGTCGCTGTGGCTCGACGACGCGCCGTATGCCCGTCTGGCGCACAAGGGCATGAGCACCAAGACGATCACCGGCCTGTCGATCGGGTACCGCGTCAAGGAGCACAGCGTCAACAAGGACACCGGCGTCTACACGCTGCAGAAGCTCGAGCTGGTGGAAATCAGCGTGGTTACTAACCCGGCGAACGATGACGCGCGCGTGGCCGACGTCAAGAGCCTGATCGAGGCTGGGCGCATGCCGACACTTCCTGAATTCGAAAAGTTCCTGTGCGATGCAGGCGGCTTTTCACGAACGCAGGCCAAAGCCATCGCCGGCAGTGGCCTGTCGAAACTGCTTACTCGGTGCGAGGCCGAGGGCGATCTTGGCGAGACGCTGGCCCTCCTGAAGGAGTTCAGCATTCCGTAA
- a CDS encoding phage major capsid protein produces the protein MATEIEVKQELAKIGDQLKEHGQKALAEAQRGIAMTEGVKQTVDELLTKTSELSAELADVQQKQARRGDAQNQSAKSLGAQFVEHDAFKKAHEAGEIRRKGGRISVDIEAKAITTTSTGAGVLADRQPGIITQPQRRLTVRDLIAPGRTASNMITYMKETGFTNNAAPVAEGARKPESTITLAQSTAPVVKLAHFMKASTEILDDFPALQSYIDERLTYGLRLIEENQLLKGSGVGNNLNGLYTQASAYVAPITITGATHIDILRLALLQAELAEYPADGLVLHPSNWAGIELLKDTTGQYIIGNPQGTLSPSLWGRPVVTTQAMSIATFLAGAFRMGAQIFDRLLASVAIATENEDDFVNNLITILIEERLALVVNRPEAFVKGALA, from the coding sequence ATGGCTACCGAAATCGAAGTAAAACAGGAACTGGCGAAAATTGGCGACCAGCTCAAGGAGCACGGCCAAAAAGCCTTGGCCGAAGCCCAGCGCGGCATCGCCATGACCGAAGGCGTCAAGCAAACCGTCGACGAACTGCTGACCAAGACAAGCGAACTGTCCGCCGAACTCGCCGACGTGCAGCAGAAGCAGGCGCGCCGTGGAGACGCCCAGAATCAGTCCGCCAAGTCGCTGGGTGCGCAGTTCGTCGAGCACGACGCATTCAAAAAGGCACACGAAGCCGGCGAAATTCGCCGCAAGGGTGGCCGCATCAGTGTGGATATCGAAGCCAAGGCGATCACCACCACCAGCACCGGCGCCGGCGTGCTGGCCGACCGCCAACCGGGCATCATCACGCAGCCACAGCGCCGCCTGACGGTCCGCGACCTGATCGCGCCCGGCCGTACCGCGTCGAACATGATCACCTACATGAAGGAAACCGGCTTCACCAACAACGCCGCGCCGGTGGCCGAGGGCGCGCGCAAGCCGGAATCGACCATCACCCTGGCGCAATCCACTGCGCCAGTGGTCAAGCTGGCGCACTTCATGAAGGCGTCCACCGAGATCCTGGACGACTTCCCGGCGCTGCAATCATATATCGACGAGCGCCTGACCTATGGCTTGCGCCTGATCGAAGAAAATCAGCTGCTCAAGGGTTCGGGCGTCGGCAACAACCTGAACGGCCTTTACACCCAGGCGTCGGCCTACGTGGCGCCGATCACCATCACTGGTGCCACGCACATCGACATCCTGCGCCTGGCGCTCCTGCAGGCTGAGCTGGCCGAGTATCCAGCGGATGGTCTGGTGCTGCATCCATCGAACTGGGCAGGCATCGAGCTGCTGAAGGACACCACCGGGCAGTACATCATCGGCAACCCGCAGGGCACGCTTTCGCCGTCCTTGTGGGGCCGCCCTGTTGTGACCACGCAGGCAATGTCCATCGCGACGTTCCTGGCCGGCGCCTTCCGCATGGGCGCGCAGATCTTCGACCGCCTGCTCGCCTCGGTCGCCATCGCCACGGAAAACGAAGACGATTTCGTGAACAACTTGATCACGATCCTGATCGAAGAGCGCCTGGCCCTGGTGGTCAATCGTCCCGAAGCGTTCGTAAAAGGCGCGCTGGCGTAA
- a CDS encoding SGNH/GDSL hydrolase family protein — translation MSKTIRLLSTYKGHRPQTILTVDDATATALLAGGLNATTDLTGGARYVPPIPPPQVLPAAFQIDANGAVSLVGAGFQVAVPTGGTRRRAVFVGDSLTQHGQPGKTGPEYQLQFSITTITSAANFGGITWIAYAMVDGRANGGVAQTVAGNLFTDSRGWVAWQAAGDTIGQYVDVSVGGWHYLKSGAYANSGITLAVRGASAPVPNATSAVQTAGSPITSDYNLIGYVAWVAGAFGDTFYDYEAFAIAGASSADILKFAPQAFLLDTEVAVIMGGVNDLPTTDAACNVTVANLKGIIDIASAKARRVYVQEIFPNPSATPAIVKNLAYVSQMIKAYCATKKNVKFVSAYGKMVNANTWVVGSGAGGRAGVFNPADNLHTQPYGGWIGGSAVVDAMSKDYPIEAPEYTTLDTWNPVLQIGSLNTNPTLRGSAGAGSGSNGITGPIPDGWTGARSGGGVQVCVTSFKPAPDGGLDLFAMAVSGAGAAGEYHEISQIVPLPTNVTAGDYVQLVAETCILSTTGNGIGTLTIYAAGGATQLPYLLQTSRAIQTFTTEAPVLKLRSFPMEILQGVTSFTMRLRVGCAYAAGVSGAGEIGFRKFRFEKCAAPVYGVQ, via the coding sequence ATGTCGAAAACCATCCGCCTGCTTTCAACGTACAAGGGCCATCGCCCCCAGACCATCCTGACGGTGGATGACGCGACGGCGACCGCGCTGCTGGCCGGCGGACTGAATGCAACCACCGATCTTACTGGCGGTGCTCGCTATGTGCCACCGATTCCTCCGCCACAAGTGCTGCCTGCCGCGTTTCAAATCGATGCCAACGGGGCCGTCTCCTTGGTCGGTGCCGGCTTCCAGGTAGCCGTGCCGACAGGTGGCACGCGCCGCCGCGCGGTATTTGTCGGCGATTCGTTGACGCAGCACGGCCAGCCCGGCAAGACCGGCCCCGAATACCAGCTGCAGTTTTCGATCACCACGATCACCAGCGCTGCCAATTTCGGCGGCATTACATGGATCGCTTACGCCATGGTAGACGGCCGGGCCAATGGTGGTGTTGCTCAAACTGTAGCGGGCAATCTTTTCACCGACAGCCGCGGCTGGGTTGCTTGGCAGGCCGCCGGCGACACCATCGGCCAGTATGTGGACGTAAGCGTCGGCGGTTGGCACTATCTGAAAAGCGGGGCATACGCAAATTCCGGCATCACCCTGGCCGTGCGTGGTGCGTCCGCGCCTGTGCCAAACGCCACCTCTGCTGTCCAAACTGCAGGATCTCCAATTACCAGCGACTACAACCTGATCGGCTATGTTGCATGGGTCGCCGGCGCGTTCGGGGATACGTTTTACGATTACGAAGCCTTCGCAATTGCTGGCGCCAGCTCGGCCGACATACTGAAGTTTGCGCCTCAGGCGTTTCTGCTGGACACCGAGGTTGCTGTGATCATGGGCGGCGTCAATGACCTGCCGACCACCGACGCCGCATGCAACGTTACCGTCGCCAATCTCAAGGGAATAATTGACATTGCCTCCGCGAAGGCGCGCCGGGTCTATGTCCAAGAGATTTTCCCGAACCCATCGGCAACGCCGGCAATCGTTAAAAATCTGGCGTACGTTTCGCAGATGATCAAGGCATATTGCGCTACCAAGAAGAACGTCAAGTTCGTCAGCGCGTACGGCAAGATGGTGAACGCGAATACCTGGGTGGTCGGGTCGGGCGCCGGCGGCCGAGCCGGCGTGTTCAACCCTGCCGACAACCTGCACACGCAGCCCTACGGCGGATGGATCGGCGGCAGCGCAGTCGTCGACGCAATGTCCAAGGACTACCCGATCGAGGCCCCGGAATACACCACGCTGGATACGTGGAATCCCGTTCTGCAAATTGGCTCGCTCAACACCAACCCGACGCTGAGAGGATCGGCTGGCGCGGGGTCTGGATCAAACGGTATTACCGGCCCTATTCCTGACGGGTGGACCGGCGCGCGTAGTGGCGGCGGCGTGCAGGTCTGCGTGACCTCGTTTAAACCCGCTCCTGATGGCGGCTTGGATTTGTTCGCCATGGCAGTATCCGGAGCGGGCGCAGCGGGCGAGTACCACGAGATCAGCCAGATTGTTCCACTTCCCACGAACGTGACCGCGGGCGACTATGTGCAGCTGGTCGCTGAAACATGCATTCTTAGCACCACTGGAAATGGTATCGGCACCTTAACGATTTATGCAGCCGGTGGCGCCACTCAACTCCCATACCTGCTGCAAACATCGCGTGCGATCCAGACATTCACCACTGAGGCGCCAGTGCTCAAACTGCGCAGCTTCCCGATGGAGATACTGCAAGGCGTGACCTCCTTCACCATGCGGCTGCGGGTCGGGTGCGCTTACGCGGCGGGCGTCAGCGGCGCCGGCGAGATCGGCTTCCGTAAGTTCCGCTTCGAGAAGTGCGCGGCGCCGGTGTACGGGGTCCAGTGA
- a CDS encoding head-tail connector protein encodes MAIRLIAPPVAMAVSMADARASARANGNDQDAEIEIRVRALTAEAEHITGRSIINCTYAVTALGFAGVIPLPSSPLVEVVSLEYLDVDGATQSLSEDVYVVNRSIEPGFIALAAGATWPATKQSPEAVTLTLTCGYGPDETSTPAAFKGYILAKVREYFAPAGTPESPHLIRGLDCLKVHS; translated from the coding sequence ATGGCGATTCGTCTAATTGCTCCTCCTGTCGCGATGGCCGTGTCAATGGCCGATGCGCGCGCGAGTGCGCGCGCCAACGGAAATGACCAGGACGCGGAAATCGAGATCCGCGTGCGCGCGCTGACCGCTGAGGCCGAGCACATCACCGGCCGCTCGATCATCAACTGCACGTATGCGGTGACGGCGCTAGGCTTCGCGGGGGTAATTCCCCTGCCGTCGTCGCCGCTGGTGGAAGTGGTCAGCCTGGAATACCTTGACGTCGACGGCGCCACGCAATCGCTGAGCGAAGACGTCTATGTCGTCAACCGGTCTATCGAGCCCGGCTTTATCGCGCTTGCGGCCGGCGCCACATGGCCGGCTACCAAGCAGAGCCCGGAGGCGGTGACCCTGACCCTGACCTGCGGATACGGACCCGACGAGACCAGCACGCCGGCGGCGTTCAAGGGCTACATCCTGGCCAAGGTGCGCGAGTACTTCGCGCCGGCCGGCACGCCGGAATCGCCGCACCTTATCCGAGGGCTCGACTGTTTGAAGGTGCATAGCTGA
- a CDS encoding phage head completion protein translates to MAAPFKCDEKVTVQRRTTVTDPDSGVELDDWIDFLVRYWAHVQDTLPSRSESTKNGMHMATQPARMRMQAAAAVNTEMRVILHSRGDRVAQIISGPAMLDDRVHYEFMIEGFKHG, encoded by the coding sequence ATGGCCGCCCCGTTCAAGTGCGACGAGAAGGTAACCGTGCAGCGTCGCACCACCGTGACGGACCCCGACAGCGGCGTCGAGCTGGACGACTGGATCGACTTTCTGGTGCGGTACTGGGCACACGTGCAGGACACGCTGCCCAGTCGGTCGGAGTCGACCAAGAACGGCATGCATATGGCCACCCAGCCCGCTCGTATGCGTATGCAGGCCGCCGCAGCAGTCAACACCGAAATGCGCGTCATCCTGCACAGCCGCGGCGACCGCGTCGCACAGATTATCTCGGGTCCGGCGATGCTGGATGACCGAGTCCACTACGAATTTATGATCGAAGGGTTCAAGCATGGCTGA
- a CDS encoding HK97-gp10 family putative phage morphogenesis protein, producing MADSNIRGGRELSALLSTLPAKLEKNVMRSALRAGAVVIREEAKANVPVDQGLLKKSIRVSTGAKRGVLTATVKAGGRMAPHAHLVEYGTRPHKIEPTNAEALSISGTPFRSVEHPGARPQPFMRPALDATAPQAIEAVAAQVRKRLTAAGINVPAPAAE from the coding sequence ATGGCTGATTCAAACATTCGCGGCGGCCGCGAGCTGTCGGCCCTCCTCTCGACGTTGCCAGCAAAGTTGGAGAAAAACGTCATGAGGTCCGCGCTGCGCGCCGGCGCTGTCGTGATCCGGGAGGAGGCGAAGGCCAATGTGCCCGTTGATCAAGGGCTGCTGAAAAAAAGCATTCGCGTGTCCACTGGCGCGAAGCGTGGCGTTCTTACAGCCACAGTAAAGGCCGGCGGACGCATGGCGCCACACGCGCACCTGGTCGAGTATGGAACGCGGCCGCACAAAATCGAGCCGACTAACGCCGAAGCCCTTTCGATCAGCGGCACGCCGTTTCGCTCGGTCGAGCACCCGGGCGCGCGGCCTCAACCGTTCATGCGTCCAGCCTTGGACGCAACAGCGCCCCAGGCGATCGAGGCGGTCGCAGCCCAGGTGCGCAAGCGCTTGACTGCAGCAGGCATCAACGTCCCCGCGCCGGCGGCCGAATGA
- the gp17 gene encoding tail completion protein gp17, producing the protein MSDWKIIRALLAADAPLAAVVGARIVAGTLKSTVILPALSIQSVSNIPHGRVADTATTVLTTSRTQVTVHAKNIGQQAEIIRLVGSAIRGGRRVVAGILVAGIQRDIIGPDLSDENAGIFEQTRDFRVTYFDPI; encoded by the coding sequence ATGAGCGACTGGAAGATTATCCGTGCGCTGCTCGCTGCCGACGCGCCGCTGGCGGCCGTCGTCGGGGCGCGCATCGTCGCCGGCACGTTGAAGTCCACGGTGATCTTGCCCGCGCTGTCGATCCAGTCGGTATCGAACATACCGCACGGCCGCGTCGCAGACACAGCAACAACCGTGCTGACGACCAGCCGGACCCAGGTGACCGTACATGCCAAGAATATCGGACAGCAGGCCGAAATCATTCGCCTGGTCGGCAGCGCAATTCGCGGCGGGCGGCGCGTGGTAGCCGGCATCCTTGTTGCCGGTATTCAGCGGGACATTATCGGCCCGGACCTGAGCGACGAGAACGCCGGAATCTTCGAGCAGACCCGGGATTTCCGCGTCACGTATTTCGACCCGATTTAA